A region of Amyelois transitella isolate CPQ chromosome 19, ilAmyTran1.1, whole genome shotgun sequence DNA encodes the following proteins:
- the LOC106136422 gene encoding nose resistant to fluoxetine protein 6, producing the protein MKFICGFVLLLIFERSAGVIYRLNASEYYRMPPVTHLDPYELCMSRPGALYCSAELAVVTDGPSQLYDMMKEYSEHVVTHFNRTRLFYGICVTKTCPELYNANQTDLTNTLEACLNKTLWNEYQLKSKVTKIISCEKYGDTKHVDAADIMVAAIFVIILMLNLIGSLFGFYCNSKNKRANNLLLCFSISHNWEKLVKPANPDPEVARFRALSGLRTLTMMFVILGHAFLPSAVTAVNELEFEQMYDNLGYQIFFNGTLIVQTFFVMSGFFMMTKILSYSEHHQITWKMVPKAIVSRWLRLTPSYAVILAFTCTWMRFGGTGPFWTRVADVEVEDCRRDWYYNLMYINNYKDDSQCMPQTWYIACDMQLHVLGLVLLDVFQSVRVRKIALGCLLAVGLMTPFLHTYFQNLDAVLLVSPSIMATFFVTDPTFNNVYKRGHTNIINFALGLITGWIVYSWRKKNIDDGSMKKYRYGMWLVFPAMLTVLGVGAVFYLDRPPPPALVRAVYATLVKITFGMCIVLMIMGCVLKVENLYRGILEWSGWTSLARLSYCAYLIHIMHIRTLGGQKSTLTRVSFLQINMEAYGLICITLTSAVPFWLMVESPLSQIIHLALAGKKEKQETDINMNDTELEKKTDK; encoded by the exons atgaagTTTATATgtggttttgttttgttgttaatttttgaaagAAGCGCTGGTGTCATATATCGGCTCAatg CATCGGAGTACTACCGCATGCCGCCGGTGACCCATCTGGACCCGTACGAGCTCTGCATGTCACGACCTGGCGCCTTGTACTGCTCGGCCGAGCTGGCTGTCGTGACTGACGGGCCGAGTCAGCTGTATGACATGATGAAG GAATACTCCGAACATGTCGTGACACATTTCAATCGGACGAGACTATTCTACGGTATCTGCGTCACCAAAACATGTCCAGAGCTCTACAACGCAAACCAAACGGACCTAACAAACACCCTTGAGGCGTGCCTAAACAAAACTCTATGGAATGAGTACCAATTAAAGTCCAAAGTGACAAAGATAATTTCATGTGAAAAATATGGTGACACTAAACACGTAGACGCTGCAGATATAATGGTAGCTGCTATTTTCGTGATAATACTGATGCTTAACCTTATCGGAAGCCTGTTTGGATTCTATTGCAACTCTAAAAATAAACgag CCAACAATCTTCTGCTGTGTTTCTCCATTAGCCACAACTGGGAGAAGCTGGTGAAACCCGCGAATCCAGACCCTGAAGTGGCTAGATTCAGAGCGCTCAGCGGTTTGAG AACACTTACAATGATGTTTGTAATATTGGGCCACGCTTTTCTACCGTCAGCAGTGACAGCTGTCAACGAACTGGAGTTTGAACAA atGTACGACAACCTGGGCTACCAGATCTTCTTCAATGGAACCCTGATCGTGCAGACCTTCTTCGTGATGTCGGGCTTTTTCATGATGACGAAGATATTGTCTTATTCCGAACACCATCAGATCACGTGGAAAATGGTACCCAAGGCGATCGTATCAAGATGGTTGAG ACTCACGCCGTCTTACGCAGTGATTTTAGCTTTTACATGTACATGGATGCGTTTTGGTGGAACTGGACCATTTTGGACG aGAGTAGCCGACGTGGAGGTGGAAGACTGCCGGCGGGACTGGTATTACAATCTGATGTACATCAACAACTACAAAGATGACTCGCAATGCATGCCGCAGACATG GTACATAGCCTGTGACATGCAGCTCCACGTCCTCGGGTTGGTCCTCCTGGACGTCTTCCAGAGCGTCAGGGTCAGGAAGATCGCACTTGGCTGCCTCCTCGCCGTGGGACTGATGACGCCGTTCCTCCACACTTACTTCCAAAACCTTGATGCTGTACTTCTTGTTTCTCcaag CATCATGGCAACGTTCTTCGTAACGGATCCCACCTTCAACAACGTATACAAGCGAGGTCACACCAACATCATCAACTTTGCACTCGGTCTCATCACCGGCTGGATCGTGTACAGTTGGCGGAAGAAAAATATAGACGATGGTAGTATGAAG AAATACCGGTACGGCATGTGGCTGGTATTCCCCGCCATGCTGACAGTCCTGGGCGTGGGCGCGGTGTTCTACCTGGACcggccgccgccgcccgcgctgGTGCGCGCGGTCTACGCGACCCTGGTGAAGATCACCTTCGGAATGTGCATCGTGTTGATGATCATGGGCTGCGTGCTGAAGGTTGAAA ACTTGTACCGAGGTATCCTGGAGTGGTCTGGGTGGACCAGTCTAGCCCGTCTCTCGTACTGCGCCTACCTCATCCATATAATGCATATCAGGACGTTGGGAGGACAGAAGTCGACGCTCACGCGCGTGTCCTTTCTGCAAATC AACATGGAAGCCTACGGCTTGATTTGCATCACGTTGACGTCAGCTGTGCCATTTTGGCTGATGGTGGAGTCCCCACTATCCCAGATCATACACCTGGCACTGGCCGGGAAGAAGGAGAAACAAGAGACTGACATCAACATGAACGACACTGAGCTGGAGAAGAAAACTGACAAATAA
- the LOC106136448 gene encoding uncharacterized protein LOC106136448: MESEKVFRDLLEEIAKEQNYKEYSLEVSPIFTGGANYSSLLFGGTISAPNKESLKVFGKVAAMNPSLRDEMASSALFDIERIVYEELVKIYEKIEKKHGIPEEDRLVFCKFYGSSSGVNQETIILEDLTANGYTLHDRMKSVDWPYASKAVEVLAKFHALSMCYEEEYPDSFERHGKHFATILKNIPDFFNKAFKMTFPHSLAVVKEENKERFKAFFTDEDKIDFCQFFKPVRKPVLIHGDYRPSNLMHRNNADGSVDVIPVDFQSIQPSSGIIDLLYFIFMGTDGAFRKKYYKKLIELYYTTISRMLRAYGLNPDKVYSREDFEYELKEKLPYGLVVSAFALSMVTVESVDAPSLAEERAGLDSFVVKPGKLFAGRLNDVVDDYVEWGLL; this comes from the exons ATGGAGTCCGAAAAGGTGTTCCGAGATCTGCTGGAAGAAATCGCGAAGGAACAGAATTATAAGGAGTATTCCCTGGAAGTGAGCCCAATATTCACTGGTGGAGCAAATTATTCCTCATTGTTGTTCGGAGGGACAATTTCAGCCCCAAACAAAGAAAGTTTGAAAGTCTTTGGTAAAGTAGCTGCAATGAATCCCTCTTTGCGTGACGAAATGGCTAGCTCCGCACTTTTTGATATTGAACGCATCGTGTATGAGGAACTTGTGAAAATATACGAGAAGATTGAGAAAAAGCACGGTATTCCAGAAGAAGATAGACTGGTCTTTTGTAAATTCTATGGAAGCAGTTCAGGTGTTAATCAGGAAACCATAATTTTAGAAGACTTGACGGCTAATGGATACACGCTTCATGACAGAATGAAGTCAGTAGACTGGCCTTATGCCTCTAAGGCCGTAGAAGTTTTAGCTAAGTTTCACGCTCTCTCAATGTGCTACGAAGAAGAATATCCAGACAGTTTTGAGAGACACGGTAAACATTTCGCTACGATATTAAAGAATATACCAGACTTTTTCAACAAAGCATTCAAAATGACATTCCCGCATTCTCTAGCAGTagttaaagaagaaaataaagagaGGTTTAAGGCATTTTTTACTGATgaagataaaattgatttttgtcAGTTTTTCAAGCCTGTTCGCAAACCAGTGTTAATACATGGGGATTACCGACCTAGCAACTTGATGCACCGAAATAATGCG GATGGTAGCGTAGACGTAATTCCAGTGGATTTTCAGTCCATCCAACCCAGTTCTGGGATTATAGACTTACTCTATTTCATCTTCATGGGCACTGACGGCGCTTTCCGGAAAAAGTACTATAAGAAATTAATAGAACTATACTATACTACGATAAGCCGCATGCTGAGGGCATATGGTCTCAACCCTGATAAAGTCTACTCGAGGGAAGACTTCGAATATGAATTAAAGgag AAACTTCCCTATGGGTTAGTGGTATCGGCGTTCGCCTTATCAATGGTGACAGTGGAGAGCGTGGACGCGCCGAGCCTGGCGGAAGAGCGCGCCGGCCTGGACAGCTTCGTGGTCAAGCCGGGGAAACTGTTCGCTGGGCGGCTCAATGACGTGGTGGATGACTATGTAGAATGGGGACTGCTATGA